The following coding sequences are from one Deltaproteobacteria bacterium window:
- a CDS encoding DNA (cytosine-5-)-methyltransferase has translation MKSVELFAGAGGLALGVTLAGFESLAVVEWDKWACDTIRENKRRDFPLVRDWPLWEGDVRSFDWRALPEDIDLLAGGPPCQPFSMGGKHKANGDKRDMFPATVDVVRTLRPKAFIVENVKGLTRSSFANYYQYILLQLEFPEVARKPEEDWADHLKRLQGEKTSGALHGSGLTYNVVPTLVNAADHGVPQKRERVFIVGFRADLGVEWSFPAPTHGLDALLHAQWGSGEYWERHDVPRSARPALPTGMAARIRKLGYLIDPPREKPWRTVRDALADVGDPRQSGGDFLNHVFQDGARVYPGHTGSPLDLPAKTLKAGDHGVPGGENMMVLEDGRVRYFTVRESARLQTFPDGYIFHGSWTETMRQLGNAVPVILGR, from the coding sequence TACGGGAAAACAAGCGGCGCGATTTTCCCCTGGTTCGCGATTGGCCGCTGTGGGAAGGCGATGTGCGCTCGTTTGACTGGCGGGCGCTGCCCGAGGACATCGACCTGCTCGCGGGTGGGCCGCCATGCCAGCCATTCTCCATGGGCGGCAAGCACAAGGCCAATGGGGACAAACGCGACATGTTTCCCGCCACCGTCGACGTGGTGAGAACATTGCGCCCGAAAGCCTTCATCGTCGAAAACGTGAAGGGCCTGACCAGGTCCAGCTTCGCGAACTACTACCAGTACATTCTCTTGCAGCTTGAGTTTCCGGAAGTCGCGAGAAAACCGGAAGAAGATTGGGCGGACCACCTCAAACGCCTCCAGGGCGAAAAGACATCCGGAGCGTTGCACGGATCGGGCCTGACCTACAACGTCGTGCCCACGCTGGTGAACGCGGCCGACCATGGCGTTCCGCAAAAGAGGGAACGGGTCTTCATTGTCGGCTTCCGCGCCGACCTGGGTGTCGAGTGGTCTTTCCCCGCTCCCACGCACGGCCTCGACGCGCTGCTGCATGCCCAATGGGGGAGCGGCGAGTATTGGGAGCGCCATGACGTGCCCAGATCGGCGCGTCCGGCGCTTCCGACGGGCATGGCGGCGAGAATCCGCAAACTCGGATATCTCATCGATCCTCCACGGGAAAAGCCGTGGCGCACGGTGCGGGATGCACTGGCCGACGTCGGCGATCCGCGCCAGTCCGGCGGCGACTTTTTGAACCATGTCTTTCAGGATGGCGCGCGGGTCTATCCGGGACACACCGGCAGCCCGCTGGATCTTCCCGCCAAGACCCTCAAGGCGGGAGACCATGGCGTTCCGGGAGGCGAAAACATGATGGTTCTCGAGGACGGCCGCGTGCGGTATTTCACGGTTCGAGAATCCGCGCGGCTGCAAACCTTTCCGGATGGATACATTTTCCATGGGTCCTGGACGGAAACCATGCGCCAGCTCGGAAACGCCGTTCCCGTCATCCTGGGACGCA